Proteins from one Streptosporangium becharense genomic window:
- a CDS encoding alpha/beta fold hydrolase, with the protein MSTYLLVHGAWHSGQCWERVVPLLVSAGHRVVAPSLTGFGDKAHLLGPEVGLDTHVDDIVRLITAEDLTEVILVGHSYAGLVISSAANRIPDRIAHLVYLDAMVPEDGESAVDVHPVTQALIDRAAEAEIGWRIPPMPELPPPLGLFGVTDPADVAWLRAMLSDQPVLCLRQPVRLDNPVVRTIPRTHIHCVAGVPEGIERRPVPAIQPNGSPAQVWELETGHDCMITMPAELTELLLKSGKRQFLR; encoded by the coding sequence ATGTCAACATATTTGCTGGTACACGGGGCCTGGCACAGCGGGCAATGCTGGGAGCGGGTGGTCCCGTTGCTGGTATCGGCCGGGCATCGGGTGGTCGCGCCGTCGTTGACCGGCTTCGGCGACAAAGCGCACCTGCTCGGCCCCGAGGTAGGGCTGGACACGCACGTCGACGACATCGTCAGGCTGATCACCGCGGAGGACCTCACCGAGGTGATCCTGGTGGGCCACAGCTACGCCGGGCTGGTCATCTCGTCGGCCGCCAACCGAATCCCGGACCGGATCGCCCATCTGGTCTATCTCGACGCGATGGTCCCTGAGGACGGCGAGAGCGCGGTGGATGTGCATCCCGTGACCCAGGCCCTCATCGACCGCGCCGCGGAGGCCGAGATCGGCTGGCGGATCCCGCCGATGCCCGAGTTGCCGCCGCCCCTGGGCCTGTTCGGCGTCACCGACCCGGCGGACGTGGCGTGGTTGCGGGCGATGTTGTCGGATCAGCCGGTGCTCTGCTTGCGGCAACCGGTCCGGCTGGACAACCCGGTCGTGCGCACGATTCCGCGGACGCACATTCACTGCGTCGCCGGCGTACCGGAGGGCATCGAGCGGCGGCCCGTCCCAGCGATACAGCCCAACGGCAGCCCGGCACAGGTGTGGGAACTGGAGACGGGCCACGACTGCATGATCACCATGCCGGCCGAACTCACCGAACTGCTGCTCAAGTCGGGTAAGCGACAGTTCTTGAGGTGA
- the ispF gene encoding 2-C-methyl-D-erythritol 2,4-cyclodiphosphate synthase, with protein sequence MPRIGTGVDIHPFMKDRPMRLAGLDWPDESVGLAGEPDGDVVVHAVCNALLTAADLGDLGTHFDTATPEWEGASPTLLLTETAHLVRSAGFEVGNVSVQLIGERPKLGPRRQEAQKVLAAALGAPVFLGAATPEGLGFAGRGDGLMAIANALLLELPGYSR encoded by the coding sequence ATGCCGCGAATTGGGACGGGAGTGGACATCCATCCGTTCATGAAAGACCGGCCGATGAGGCTAGCCGGACTTGATTGGCCGGACGAGTCCGTAGGGCTGGCCGGCGAACCGGACGGCGATGTCGTGGTCCATGCCGTATGCAACGCGCTTCTCACCGCGGCGGACCTCGGCGACCTCGGAACCCACTTCGACACCGCCACGCCGGAGTGGGAAGGCGCTTCCCCGACCCTGTTGCTGACCGAAACCGCCCATCTGGTCCGCTCGGCCGGTTTCGAGGTCGGCAACGTCTCAGTTCAGCTGATCGGCGAGCGGCCCAAACTGGGCCCCCGCAGGCAAGAAGCGCAGAAGGTCCTGGCCGCTGCGCTAGGCGCCCCGGTATTTCTCGGCGCCGCTACACCTGAGGGACTTGGCTTCGCAGGCCGAGGCGACGGTCTGATGGCGATCGCTAACGCGCTGCTTCTTGAGCTGCCCGGCTATTCGCGCTGA
- a CDS encoding RNA polymerase sigma-70 factor: MPLTANDVDRFEAFRPRLEAIAYRLLGSAGEAEDAVQETFLRWQAADVDRVEVLEAWLTKVLTNLCLNQLTSARARRETYVGQWLPEPLLAGDPMLGPAETAEQRESVSYAVLTLMERLSPNERAVYVLREAFGYPHREIAEILGISEAASQQIFHRAKKHVADGKARTGIDEAATRRIIEEFLAAATSGRVEPLVRLLTEDAVSIADGGGKVPARVKPFEGAVAVAKFLRGLFKPSQAKHAVVGGVPEVYACTANGDPAVVAVVDGRVVGVMCLEVTAEGIAAFRNQVNPDKLERATARWAAADHGEPLFNAS; the protein is encoded by the coding sequence ATGCCCTTGACCGCGAACGACGTCGACCGGTTCGAGGCCTTCAGGCCGCGCCTGGAGGCCATCGCCTACCGCCTCCTCGGCTCCGCCGGGGAGGCCGAGGACGCCGTGCAGGAGACGTTCCTGCGCTGGCAGGCCGCCGACGTCGACCGCGTCGAGGTCCTCGAGGCCTGGCTGACGAAGGTCCTCACCAACCTGTGCCTCAACCAGCTCACCTCCGCGCGGGCACGCCGCGAGACCTACGTGGGCCAGTGGCTTCCCGAGCCACTGCTCGCCGGTGACCCGATGCTCGGCCCGGCCGAAACCGCCGAGCAGCGTGAATCGGTCTCATACGCGGTCCTCACCCTCATGGAGCGCCTGTCTCCCAACGAGCGGGCGGTGTACGTGCTGCGGGAGGCGTTCGGCTACCCGCACCGGGAGATCGCCGAGATCCTCGGCATCAGCGAGGCCGCCAGCCAGCAGATCTTCCACCGCGCCAAGAAGCACGTCGCGGACGGCAAGGCCCGGACCGGGATCGACGAGGCCGCCACCCGGCGGATCATCGAGGAGTTCCTGGCGGCCGCCACCAGTGGCCGGGTCGAACCGCTCGTGCGCCTGCTCACCGAGGACGCCGTCTCGATCGCAGACGGCGGCGGGAAGGTCCCGGCCCGCGTCAAGCCGTTCGAGGGTGCCGTCGCGGTCGCGAAGTTCCTGCGGGGCCTGTTCAAACCCAGCCAGGCCAAGCACGCCGTGGTCGGTGGCGTGCCCGAGGTCTACGCCTGCACCGCCAACGGCGACCCCGCGGTCGTGGCCGTCGTGGACGGCCGGGTCGTCGGCGTCATGTGCCTGGAGGTCACAGCCGAGGGCATCGCCGCGTTCCGCAACCAGGTCAACCCCGACAAACTCGAACGCGCGACCGCGCGCTGGGCGGCCGCTGACCACGGGGAGCCCCTGTTCAACGCTTCCTGA
- the chrA gene encoding chromate efflux transporter, with protein sequence MTIEATRDVIPFRQAVRAWFLISLQTFGGPAGQIAVMQRTLVEEKRWIGQQRFNHALNYCMLLPGPEAQQLAIYVGWLLNGTRGGLVAGTLFVLPGMLALLALSAVYVIWQDTTVVTALFAGIAPAVLAIVAQAVIRVARRSLTHPLFVAVAVAAFAALALFAVPFPVVIAVAALVGWTVHRLAPQVFTKGNGHGGDDGPAPLISDDALHHAQPSRRSAGTILAVGLVAWWLPVAVVALLLGADSVFTTQGLFFSGTALVTFGGAYAVLAFVAQRAVETYAWLTPGEMVRGLALAETTPGPLIMVVQFVAFLGAYRDPGTLAPWAGALLGALLTTWVTFVPCFLFIFLGAPYVERLRHNTAISAALTGITASVVGVIANLALYFAEHTLFGRTFTWEGGPFSIRLPELGTLSPISAVITVVALVMTFVFKWPMLRILGICALLGMGTIFLP encoded by the coding sequence ATGACGATCGAAGCCACCCGTGATGTGATCCCGTTCCGCCAAGCCGTGCGCGCCTGGTTCCTGATCTCGTTGCAGACCTTCGGCGGCCCGGCCGGGCAGATCGCCGTCATGCAGCGCACCCTGGTGGAGGAGAAACGCTGGATCGGCCAGCAGCGTTTCAACCACGCCCTGAACTACTGCATGCTCCTGCCCGGCCCGGAGGCTCAGCAACTGGCCATCTACGTCGGCTGGCTGCTCAACGGCACCCGCGGCGGCCTGGTCGCCGGCACGTTGTTCGTCCTGCCCGGCATGCTGGCGCTGCTGGCCCTGTCGGCCGTCTACGTCATCTGGCAGGACACCACCGTGGTGACCGCGCTGTTCGCCGGGATCGCCCCGGCGGTGCTGGCCATCGTCGCCCAGGCGGTCATCCGGGTCGCCAGGCGCTCCCTCACCCACCCGCTGTTCGTCGCCGTCGCGGTGGCCGCCTTCGCCGCGCTCGCGCTGTTCGCAGTGCCGTTCCCCGTCGTCATCGCCGTCGCCGCGCTCGTCGGGTGGACCGTGCACCGGCTGGCTCCCCAGGTCTTCACGAAGGGCAACGGGCACGGCGGTGACGACGGGCCCGCACCACTGATCTCCGACGATGCCCTGCACCACGCCCAGCCGAGCCGGCGCTCGGCGGGCACGATCCTCGCCGTCGGCCTGGTCGCCTGGTGGCTGCCGGTGGCCGTGGTGGCGCTGTTGCTCGGCGCCGACAGCGTGTTCACCACCCAGGGCTTGTTCTTCTCCGGCACGGCGCTGGTCACCTTCGGCGGCGCCTACGCCGTGCTCGCTTTCGTCGCCCAGCGCGCCGTGGAGACCTACGCCTGGCTGACCCCCGGCGAGATGGTGCGCGGCCTGGCCCTGGCCGAGACCACCCCGGGACCGCTGATCATGGTGGTGCAGTTCGTCGCGTTCCTCGGCGCCTACCGCGACCCGGGCACCCTGGCCCCGTGGGCCGGCGCACTGCTCGGCGCGCTGCTGACCACCTGGGTCACGTTCGTGCCGTGCTTCCTGTTCATCTTCCTCGGTGCCCCGTACGTGGAGCGGCTGCGCCACAACACCGCCATCAGCGCCGCCCTGACCGGCATCACCGCCTCGGTGGTCGGTGTCATCGCCAACCTGGCCCTCTACTTCGCCGAGCACACCCTGTTCGGGCGTACCTTCACCTGGGAAGGCGGCCCGTTCAGCATCCGGCTTCCCGAGCTCGGCACACTCAGCCCTATCTCCGCGGTGATCACCGTGGTCGCGCTCGTCATGACGTTCGTCTTCAAGTGGCCGATGCTGCGCATCCTCGGTATCTGTGCCCTGCTCGGCATGGGCACGATCTTCCTGCCGTGA
- a CDS encoding NAD(P)/FAD-dependent oxidoreductase, with amino-acid sequence MQHRIVVLGAGYAGAIAAGRLARRLRREDVAITLVNAEPDFVERVRMHQLAAGQDLRPRPFSEMFAGTGVGLRVAKVTGVDVDRRTVAVVDANGAGELVYDTLVYALGSGWDTTQGVPGVAEHAYEIAGRPGALRLRERLARLDAGETVVVVGGGLTGLEAVTEIAEARPDLDVALAARGGLGDWLSPKGREHLRKVFAKLRITVHEHTAVTGVEAERVATADGKAIPAAVTVWTTGFAVHPIARATALKVTGTGQIVVDGTMRSVSHPDVYAVGDAAMVMGPGGKPLRMSCASGTPTAWQAADAIAARLTGGKIPNTAIRYFNQCVSLGRKEGLIQYVTADDRAVQAVLTGRLAAVYKELVCKGAAWSVANPTLGLPTRRRRVTRERAAAGSAVKAPA; translated from the coding sequence ATGCAGCACCGCATCGTCGTCCTCGGAGCCGGATACGCCGGAGCCATCGCCGCCGGCCGCCTCGCCAGGCGGCTCCGCCGCGAGGACGTCGCCATCACCCTCGTCAACGCCGAGCCCGACTTCGTCGAACGCGTCCGCATGCACCAGCTGGCGGCCGGCCAGGACCTCAGGCCCCGGCCGTTCAGCGAGATGTTCGCGGGCACCGGCGTCGGACTGAGGGTCGCGAAGGTCACCGGTGTCGACGTCGACCGCAGGACCGTCGCCGTCGTCGACGCGAACGGCGCCGGAGAACTCGTCTACGACACGCTCGTCTACGCCCTCGGCAGCGGCTGGGACACCACCCAGGGCGTTCCCGGGGTCGCCGAGCACGCCTATGAGATCGCCGGCCGTCCCGGAGCACTCCGGTTGCGCGAGCGCCTGGCCCGCCTCGACGCCGGGGAGACCGTGGTCGTCGTCGGCGGCGGACTCACCGGCTTGGAGGCCGTGACCGAGATCGCCGAGGCCCGCCCGGACCTCGACGTCGCCCTCGCAGCCCGCGGCGGTCTCGGCGACTGGCTCTCGCCCAAGGGCCGTGAGCACCTGCGGAAGGTCTTCGCCAAGCTCAGGATCACCGTGCACGAGCACACCGCCGTCACAGGTGTCGAAGCCGAGCGCGTCGCCACAGCCGACGGCAAGGCCATCCCGGCCGCGGTCACCGTGTGGACCACCGGCTTCGCGGTCCACCCGATCGCGCGGGCGACCGCCCTGAAGGTCACCGGCACCGGCCAGATCGTGGTCGACGGGACCATGCGCTCGGTCTCGCACCCGGACGTGTACGCCGTCGGCGACGCGGCCATGGTGATGGGTCCCGGCGGCAAGCCGCTGCGGATGTCGTGCGCCTCGGGAACTCCGACCGCGTGGCAGGCCGCCGACGCGATCGCGGCACGCCTGACCGGCGGGAAGATCCCGAACACAGCGATCCGCTACTTCAACCAGTGCGTCTCACTGGGCCGCAAGGAGGGCTTGATCCAGTACGTCACCGCCGACGACCGCGCCGTGCAGGCGGTCCTGACCGGACGGCTCGCCGCCGTCTACAAGGAACTGGTCTGCAAGGGCGCCGCCTGGAGCGTCGCCAACCCGACACTCGGGCTGCCGACCCGGCGCCGCCGCGTCACGCGGGAGCGGGCCGCGGCGGGTTCGGCCGTCAAGGCGCCGGCGTAG
- a CDS encoding Chromate resistance protein ChrB, whose amino-acid sequence MTGTAGQWVLLAYRIPRQPSTLRITIWRKLDRLGVARLGDGLVALPADARTREQLDWIAEEIGEMGGSSTVWLAVAGSVAQEKAVATEMRTARAAEYRVVIEQAEAAARARPGERSRTVKRLQAELRRIGRRDYFPPAEREAAQRAVQALAEAVVTEDVR is encoded by the coding sequence ATGACGGGCACGGCGGGGCAGTGGGTGCTGCTGGCGTATCGCATCCCACGCCAGCCGTCGACGTTGCGGATCACGATCTGGCGCAAGCTGGACCGGCTCGGCGTGGCGCGGCTGGGTGACGGGCTGGTCGCGCTGCCCGCCGACGCCCGGACCCGGGAGCAGCTCGACTGGATCGCCGAGGAGATCGGCGAGATGGGCGGCAGCTCCACCGTGTGGCTGGCCGTCGCCGGCAGCGTGGCGCAGGAGAAGGCCGTCGCCACCGAGATGCGCACCGCGCGGGCGGCCGAGTACCGGGTGGTGATCGAGCAGGCCGAGGCCGCTGCGCGGGCGCGGCCGGGTGAGCGCAGCCGGACGGTCAAGCGGCTGCAGGCCGAGCTACGCCGGATCGGCCGGCGCGACTACTTCCCGCCCGCAGAGCGTGAGGCCGCGCAGCGCGCGGTGCAGGCGCTGGCGGAGGCGGTCGTCACGGAGGACGTGCGATGA
- a CDS encoding DUF5997 family protein: MTKLKTTQTMKPATAAKKLGVLLSATPPEFQEGVVSRDELNALQATPPAWLTELRRNGPHPRQVVAVKLGVSNSGLARGGITGPLTTAEIDAIKAEDPEWLKRERSVQAEVRKEAQRLKER; encoded by the coding sequence ATGACCAAGCTCAAGACCACTCAGACGATGAAGCCCGCGACCGCGGCCAAGAAGCTGGGTGTGCTCCTTTCGGCCACTCCCCCCGAGTTCCAGGAGGGAGTCGTCTCCAGGGATGAGCTGAACGCGCTGCAGGCCACTCCGCCGGCCTGGCTGACCGAGCTGCGGCGCAACGGGCCGCACCCCAGGCAGGTCGTCGCCGTGAAGCTGGGCGTCTCCAACTCGGGCCTGGCCAGGGGCGGCATCACCGGGCCGCTCACCACCGCCGAGATCGACGCCATCAAGGCGGAGGACCCCGAGTGGCTGAAGCGCGAGCGGTCGGTTCAGGCCGAGGTGCGCAAGGAAGCGCAGCGCCTCAAGGAGCGCTAG
- a CDS encoding MFS transporter, which yields MNPAGRVVGLLLTSQALRGLGYGIAAVQLGAILRLDGLTPAGVGLLLAAVLAGTLAASLALARWGDRAGRRRVYAALYAALACSGITIASGAPLWLLAVVAMTGALSVEVIESGPFTTLEQVMLTGTGRPQREVVRGFGLYNAVAAVAGTAGALLGALPPDRRLLGGVLAVVGTAGMVLAARLPASVEAPAVSPGSPRPRMLTRSRGPVARLAALFAVDSLAGGFVVQAYIGYWLSLRHGATTQAIGITFAVIGVLQTASLLAAPVVAARVGLLRTMVFTHIPSNLLLAAVPFAPGLGGAIALLLARACLSQMDVPTRQAYVMTLVPVEERTAAAAVTNTARYLTRPAGPALAGFILPLGLALPFMIAGAAKTAYDLTLWRIFRSVRLPTP from the coding sequence ATGAACCCGGCCGGCCGCGTGGTCGGCCTGCTGCTGACGTCCCAGGCGCTGCGTGGTCTCGGGTACGGCATCGCGGCCGTGCAGCTCGGCGCGATCCTGCGACTCGACGGCCTGACCCCTGCGGGGGTGGGGCTGCTGCTGGCGGCCGTCCTGGCCGGCACCCTCGCCGCCAGCCTGGCGTTGGCCCGCTGGGGCGACCGGGCCGGCCGCCGCCGCGTGTACGCCGCCCTGTACGCGGCGTTGGCCTGCTCGGGGATCACGATCGCGTCCGGAGCACCGCTGTGGCTGCTGGCGGTGGTGGCCATGACCGGCGCGCTGTCGGTCGAGGTGATCGAGTCCGGGCCGTTCACCACGCTGGAGCAGGTCATGCTGACCGGCACCGGGCGGCCGCAGCGGGAGGTGGTGCGCGGCTTCGGCCTGTACAACGCGGTCGCCGCCGTCGCCGGGACGGCCGGTGCGCTGCTGGGTGCGCTGCCGCCGGATCGGCGGCTGCTCGGCGGTGTCCTGGCCGTCGTGGGGACGGCCGGCATGGTGCTGGCCGCCCGGTTGCCCGCGAGCGTCGAGGCGCCCGCCGTGTCGCCGGGGTCGCCGCGGCCCCGCATGCTGACCCGCTCCCGCGGCCCGGTGGCCCGGCTGGCCGCGCTGTTCGCGGTGGACAGCCTCGCCGGAGGCTTCGTGGTGCAGGCCTACATCGGCTACTGGCTGAGCCTGCGCCACGGCGCCACCACGCAGGCCATCGGCATCACCTTCGCCGTGATCGGGGTACTGCAGACCGCGTCCCTGCTGGCCGCCCCGGTGGTGGCGGCCCGGGTCGGGCTGCTGCGCACGATGGTGTTCACCCACATCCCGTCCAACCTGCTCCTGGCCGCCGTGCCGTTCGCGCCCGGCCTGGGTGGCGCGATCGCGCTGCTGCTGGCGCGCGCCTGCCTGTCGCAGATGGACGTGCCCACCCGGCAGGCGTACGTGATGACCCTGGTCCCCGTAGAGGAGCGGACCGCGGCCGCCGCCGTCACCAACACCGCCCGCTACCTCACCCGGCCGGCCGGGCCCGCCCTGGCCGGATTCATCCTGCCCCTCGGCCTGGCGCTGCCGTTCATGATCGCCGGAGCCGCCAAGACCGCCTACGACCTGACCCTGTGGCGGATCTTCCGCTCCGTCCGCCTGCCCACCCCCTGA
- a CDS encoding LysR substrate-binding domain-containing protein, with protein MTDREFRLAYVPGVTPAKWAGVWAERVPDVPLTLVSVAAAEVVKFLRDGGADAGFVRLPVDREGLSVIPLYVETTVVVVPKDHLVAAAAEVTVADLADDEVFRPMDDTLEWTALPGLPAFTRPDTTAEAIELVAAGAGLLLVPQSLARLYHRRDLTYRPVVETPQSQIALAWPTEATTDLVEDFIGIVRGRTANSSRGRTPEPAPGKARKQPRGPAPGGSGRRGTQAGRGRKGHRPR; from the coding sequence GTGACTGACAGGGAGTTCCGGCTGGCTTACGTGCCCGGGGTGACGCCCGCCAAATGGGCGGGCGTCTGGGCCGAGCGTGTGCCCGACGTGCCACTCACCCTGGTCTCCGTAGCCGCCGCCGAAGTGGTGAAATTCCTGCGCGACGGCGGCGCCGACGCCGGGTTCGTGCGGCTGCCCGTGGACCGCGAAGGGCTCAGCGTGATCCCTCTCTATGTCGAGACCACCGTGGTCGTGGTGCCGAAGGATCACCTGGTGGCCGCCGCCGCCGAGGTGACCGTCGCCGATCTCGCCGACGACGAGGTGTTCCGTCCGATGGACGACACCCTTGAGTGGACGGCCCTGCCGGGGCTGCCGGCTTTCACACGTCCGGACACGACGGCGGAGGCGATCGAACTGGTGGCGGCGGGGGCCGGGCTGCTGCTGGTCCCGCAGTCGCTGGCACGCCTGTATCACCGCAGGGATCTGACCTACCGGCCGGTTGTGGAGACGCCGCAGTCGCAGATCGCGCTGGCCTGGCCCACGGAGGCGACGACCGATCTGGTGGAGGACTTCATCGGCATCGTCCGTGGGCGTACGGCGAACAGCTCGCGGGGCCGTACCCCCGAGCCTGCCCCGGGGAAGGCGCGGAAGCAGCCGCGGGGTCCCGCTCCGGGCGGGTCGGGTCGCCGGGGCACGCAGGCCGGCCGGGGCAGGAAGGGCCACCGGCCCCGCTGA
- a CDS encoding Cmx/CmrA family chloramphenicol efflux MFS transporter, whose amino-acid sequence MPLPLYLLAVAVFAMGTSEFMLSGLVPDIATGLDVSVGTAGLLTSAFAVGMILGAPLMAVLARRWPARASLLGFVLVFALTHVAGALTSSFPVLLSTRVIAALANAGFLAVALSTATTLVAAAQKGRALAVLLSGTTVATIAGVPGGAVLGTLLGWRATFWAIALLCLPAAFGIVKGIPDHAQGTGPDAPAGPSLRTEIAQLATPRLILVMLLGALVNAATFAAFTFLAPIVTDTAGLDELWVSVVLVLFGAGSFAGVTLAGRLSDRRPGIVIGIGSPMLLLGWVTLATVAAQPVALLILVFVQGALSFAVGSTLIARVLHESAAAPTMGGSYATAALNIGAAGGPAIAAAALGAGAGDLGPIWVSALLAAFAVLTALPLRRVITPRVGQAIR is encoded by the coding sequence ATGCCTCTCCCGCTCTACCTGCTTGCCGTGGCGGTCTTCGCCATGGGCACCTCGGAGTTCATGCTCTCTGGCCTGGTGCCGGACATCGCCACCGGCCTCGATGTGTCGGTCGGAACTGCCGGGCTTCTGACCTCGGCATTCGCGGTCGGAATGATCCTCGGGGCGCCACTCATGGCCGTGCTTGCACGCCGGTGGCCTGCCCGGGCCAGTCTGCTGGGCTTCGTGCTGGTGTTCGCCCTCACCCATGTCGCGGGTGCCCTCACGTCGAGTTTCCCGGTCCTCCTGTCCACCCGCGTGATCGCCGCCCTGGCCAACGCAGGCTTTCTGGCAGTCGCGCTGAGTACGGCAACCACGCTCGTCGCAGCCGCCCAGAAGGGACGTGCGCTGGCGGTGCTGCTCTCCGGCACGACGGTGGCCACCATTGCCGGAGTTCCAGGCGGCGCGGTGCTCGGAACGCTGCTCGGCTGGCGGGCGACCTTCTGGGCGATCGCACTGCTCTGCCTTCCCGCCGCCTTCGGCATCGTGAAAGGCATCCCGGACCATGCCCAGGGGACCGGACCGGACGCTCCGGCCGGCCCCTCTCTGCGAACCGAGATAGCCCAGCTCGCGACGCCCAGGCTGATCCTGGTCATGCTGCTGGGTGCCCTGGTCAACGCCGCCACATTCGCTGCCTTCACCTTCCTGGCGCCGATCGTGACTGACACCGCCGGCCTGGACGAGCTCTGGGTCTCGGTGGTGCTGGTGCTCTTCGGCGCGGGGTCCTTCGCCGGTGTCACTCTTGCGGGTCGGCTCTCGGATCGGCGCCCCGGCATCGTGATCGGAATCGGTAGCCCGATGCTGTTGCTCGGCTGGGTCACGTTGGCAACCGTCGCTGCCCAGCCGGTGGCGCTGCTGATCCTCGTGTTCGTGCAAGGCGCGTTGTCCTTCGCCGTGGGCAGCACCTTGATCGCCAGGGTGCTCCATGAGTCGGCGGCTGCCCCCACCATGGGCGGGTCATATGCGACCGCGGCACTCAACATCGGCGCAGCGGGTGGCCCTGCCATCGCGGCAGCGGCCCTCGGAGCCGGCGCCGGTGACCTTGGCCCGATATGGGTCAGCGCCCTCCTTGCCGCGTTCGCAGTGCTCACCGCCCTGCCTCTGCGTCGAGTGATCACACCCCGGGTCGGCCAGGCGATCCGATGA
- a CDS encoding helix-turn-helix transcriptional regulator encodes MSDEFNLLGDYVRARRELVTPEQAGIPSVGVRRVSGLRREEVAMLAGISADYYLRLEQGRDRNPSAQVLESLARVLRLDDDATAHLLRLGAGKPRRRRRPRKESVPPGVAKLVVTLPLPAYVEGRYFDVLAANALASALSPRLVAGGNRLRDVFLDPAEQALYPDWEDAAQGMVAGFRESVGTDTDDPRFIELVGELSLASPRFSRLWARHDVNTCEGTPKHIDHPQVGGLWLNRERLGVSGATGQTLVVLHPDPGTDSADKLALLASVTRT; translated from the coding sequence GTGAGCGACGAATTCAACCTTCTCGGCGATTACGTACGCGCCCGCCGGGAGCTCGTCACTCCTGAACAGGCCGGTATCCCCTCCGTGGGCGTACGGCGCGTGTCGGGCCTGCGCCGGGAGGAGGTCGCGATGCTCGCCGGCATCAGCGCCGACTACTACCTGCGCCTGGAGCAGGGCCGCGACCGCAACCCCTCTGCGCAGGTCCTGGAGTCCCTCGCCCGCGTGCTGCGGCTCGACGACGACGCAACGGCCCACCTGCTACGCCTCGGGGCGGGAAAACCCCGGCGGCGACGGCGGCCCCGGAAGGAGAGCGTCCCTCCGGGCGTCGCCAAGCTCGTCGTCACCCTTCCGCTCCCCGCGTACGTGGAGGGTCGCTACTTCGACGTCCTCGCCGCCAACGCGCTGGCGAGCGCTCTGTCGCCGCGACTCGTGGCGGGGGGCAACCGCCTGCGGGACGTGTTCCTCGACCCCGCCGAGCAGGCCCTCTACCCAGACTGGGAGGACGCCGCGCAGGGCATGGTCGCCGGCTTCCGCGAGTCCGTCGGCACCGACACGGACGATCCCCGATTCATCGAACTCGTCGGCGAGCTCTCCCTCGCCAGTCCTCGCTTCAGCAGGCTCTGGGCCCGCCACGACGTGAACACGTGCGAAGGCACACCCAAGCACATCGACCACCCCCAGGTCGGTGGCCTGTGGCTGAATCGGGAGAGACTGGGCGTCAGCGGCGCGACAGGCCAGACGCTCGTCGTCCTCCACCCGGACCCCGGCACCGACAGTGCCGACAAGCTGGCGCTCCTCGCGTCCGTCACGCGGACATGA
- a CDS encoding chromate resistance protein ChrB domain-containing protein: protein MRWATRAGVHIDRAACAWLIRRHIDPEPEFVFVDDPAAVPADATPFDMRGAELSHHGDDCSFETILRRYELDDPVLWKVAEIVHEADIDDERFDAPEARGVDVILRGLSMVCDDARVLEITGPIFDGLYEFHRRALLLGREPA, encoded by the coding sequence ATGAGGTGGGCCACGCGCGCCGGCGTGCACATCGACCGGGCCGCGTGCGCCTGGCTGATCCGCCGCCACATCGATCCGGAACCGGAGTTCGTGTTCGTCGACGACCCCGCAGCGGTGCCCGCGGACGCGACCCCGTTCGACATGCGCGGGGCCGAGCTGTCCCATCACGGCGACGACTGCAGCTTCGAGACGATCCTGCGCCGCTACGAACTGGACGATCCGGTGTTGTGGAAGGTCGCCGAAATCGTGCACGAGGCCGACATCGACGATGAGCGGTTCGACGCGCCGGAGGCACGCGGCGTGGATGTGATCCTGCGCGGGTTGTCGATGGTCTGCGACGACGCCCGGGTGCTGGAGATCACCGGCCCGATCTTCGACGGCCTGTACGAGTTCCACCGGCGTGCGCTACTGCTGGGGCGGGAACCGGCATGA